A stretch of DNA from Salvelinus namaycush isolate Seneca unplaced genomic scaffold, SaNama_1.0 Scaffold1207, whole genome shotgun sequence:
acgtacaggagacaccgtgcgctctactgcgtaacacggtgtctgcccgtactcccgctctccacggttagcctgggaagtgggcgcaggtctcctacctgccctagacccactacctcttagcccccccccaagaattttttgggttgtacttgcgggctttttgggcttccgtgctagatgcgtcccctcataacgccggttcctctctccggtttcctccgctctccgagctgcctccagctgttcccatgggcggcgattcactccaactttagcccatggtccttttccttccatgatttcctcccaagaccagaaatcctgcttcgtgcgctgtccgttaacccgctgcttgatccgggtttggtgggtgattctgttacgttcgtctggtggtgtattaacggaccaaggcgcagcgggtgatgaatacatactgacttTAATGAACagacgaaaacactgacaaaacactagaacaaactacaaaacaataaacgaaggcaacagacctgaaacaaacgaacttacatatagacgaaggacgcaagaacaggaacagactacctaaaacgaacgaacaaacgaaacagtcccatgtggattacacagacacaggaacaatcacccacaaacaaacagtgagaacaacctaccttaatatgactctcaatcagaggaaacgccaaacacctgcctctaattgagagccataccaggcaacccattaacccaacatagaaaacacataacatagactacccacccaaactcacgccctgaccaattaaacacataccaaacagaaaacaggtcaggaacgtgacacacacacacacacacacacacacacactactatcagCCTGTATTAACACATGCACAGCAAGTGTGTTTACCTGTATGGCCAGGTGTGTGTCTGGCTCTGACTGGACTATATGTGTTGTAGGCATCTGACCCTTCACCCCCAAGCCCCGCCCCTCTGGGCTCCCAGGTCCACGCAGCCGCCGTCAACGGAGACCGGAGCGTCCTCCTCAGACTCATCACAGGtactatacacacatacacacacactttcccctgacccctgacctttaacccctgaccCACTGTGTGCAGTGGATCCCTCCCTGCGTGACCGTGAGGACCAGTTTGGGCGTACCCCACTGATGTACTGTGTCCTGGCTGACCGTCTGGACTGTGCTGAGACACTGCTGAAGGCGGGAGCCTCTGTTAACAAGACTGACCATAGCCAACGTACTGCGCTGCACCTGGCAGCACAGAAGGTACACTACAACACTGAGTTAACCTGGAACCACTAAAGGAAACACTAGAACAGTAGTGGAACCATCAGAACACTGAGTTAACCTGCAGAACACTAAAGTAAACACTAGAACAGTAGTGGAACCATCAGAACACTGAGTTAACCTGTAGAACGCTAAAGGAAACACTAGAACAGTAGTGGAACCATCAGAACACTGAGTTAACCTGTAGAACACTAAAGGAAACACAAGAACAGTAGTGGAACCATCAGAACACTGAATTAACCTGTAGAACACTAAAGGAAACACTACAACAGTAGTGGAACCATCAGAACACTGAGTTAACCTGTAGAACACTAAAGGAAACACTAGAACAGTAGTGGAACCATCAGAACACTGAGTCAACCTGTAGAAAACTAAAGGAAACACTAGAACAGTAGTGGAACCATCAGAACATTGAGTAAACCTGTAGAACACTAAATGAAACACTAGAACAGTAGTGGAACAATCAGAACACTGAGTTAACCTGTAGAACACTAAATGAAACACTAGAACAGTAGTGGAACCATCAGAACACTGAGTCAACCTGTAGAACACTAAAGGAAACACTAGAACACTGAGTTAACCTGTAGAACACTAAAGGAAACACTAGAACAGTAGTGGAACCATCAGAACACTGAGTCAACCTGTAGAACACTAAAGGAAACACTAGAACAGTAGTGGAACCATCAGAACACTGAATTAACCTGTAGAACACTAAAGGAAACACTAGGACAGTAGTGGAACCATCAGAACACTGAGTTAACCTGTAGAACACTAAAGGAAACACTAGAACAGTAGTGGAACCATCAGAACACTGAGTTAACCTGTAGAACACTAAAGGAAACACTACAACAGTAGTGGAACCATCAGAACACTGAGTTAACCTGTAGAACACTAAAAGAAACACTAGAACAGTAGTGGAACCATCAGAACACTGAGTTAACCTGTAGAACACTAAAGGAAACACTAGAACAGTAGTGGAACCATCAGAACACTGAGTTAACCTGTAGAACACTAAAGGAAACACTAGAACAGTAGTGGAACCATCAGAACACTGAGTTAACCTGTAGAACACTAAAGGAAACACTAGAACAGTAGTGGAACCATCAGAACACTGAGTTAACCTGTAGAACACTAAAGGAAACACTAGAACAGTAGTGGAACCATCAGAACACTGAGTTAACCTGTAGAACACTAAAGGAAACACTAGAACAGTAGTGGAACCATCAGAACACTGAATTAACCTGTAGAACACTAAAGGAAACACTACAACAGTAGTGGAACCATCAGAACACTGAGTTAACCTGTAGAACACTAAAAGAAACACTAGAACAGTAGTGGAACCATCAGAACACTGAGTTAACCTGTAGAACACTAAAGGAAACACTAGAACAGTAGTGGAACCATCAGAACACTGAGTTAACCTGTAGAACACTAAAGGAAACACTAGAACAGTAGTGGAACCATCAGAACACTGAGTTAACCTGTAGAACACTAAAGGAAACACTAGAACAGTAGTGGAACCATCAGAACACTGAGTTAACCTGTAGAACACTAAAGGAAACACTAGAACAGTAGTGGAACCATCAGAACTTTGAGTTAACCTGTAGAACACTAAAGGAAACACTAGAACAGTAGTGGAACCATCAGAACATTGAGTTAACCTGTAGAACACTAAAGGAAACACTAGAACAGTAGTGGAACCATCAGAACACTGAATCAACCT
This window harbors:
- the LOC120036099 gene encoding inversin-like, whose amino-acid sequence is MASDPSPPSPAPLGSQVHAAAVNGDRSVLLRLITVDPSLRDREDQFGRTPLMYCVLADRLDCAETLLKAGASVNKTDHSQRTALHLAAQK